Proteins encoded by one window of Lacipirellulaceae bacterium:
- a CDS encoding CBS domain-containing protein codes for MITCPFCGKENTEGADLCDDCQHSLTDVGIAEPLNEVEKGLVKDRIASLEPNTPLAVSPQATIAEVLATMLEKRIGCVMITEGDKLAGIFTERDALTKLGADAGTQGKRPISTVMTTNPVTLQAEDKIAFALHHMNLGGFRHLPVMEGEKLTGVISIRDILGYLTRQAA; via the coding sequence ATGATCACTTGCCCGTTCTGTGGAAAAGAAAATACCGAAGGTGCCGACCTGTGTGACGACTGTCAGCACTCGCTGACCGACGTCGGCATTGCTGAACCCTTAAACGAAGTTGAAAAAGGGCTCGTTAAGGACCGCATCGCCTCGCTGGAGCCCAACACACCGCTGGCGGTTTCACCACAAGCAACGATTGCCGAGGTGCTGGCAACCATGCTTGAGAAGCGCATTGGCTGCGTGATGATCACCGAAGGGGACAAACTCGCCGGAATTTTCACCGAACGCGACGCCCTCACGAAACTCGGTGCGGATGCTGGCACGCAGGGCAAGCGCCCCATTAGCACCGTCATGACCACCAACCCAGTCACGCTCCAAGCGGAAGACAAAATCGCCTTCGCCCTGCATCACATGAACCTCGGCGGCTTCCGACACCTGCCGGTCATGGAGGGGGAGAAGCTCACCGGAGTGATTTCGATTCGCGACATACTAGGGTATCTCACCCGCCAAGCTGCGTAA
- a CDS encoding 2-oxoacid:ferredoxin oxidoreductase subunit beta → MSIETPLPVLKPADFASDQDVRWCPGCGDYSILAQMKKVMPTLGLPREKIVFISGIGCSSRFPYYMNTYGMHSIHGRAPAVATGLKSVRPDLQCWVITGDGDGLSIGGNHLMHAIRRNMDLNIVLFNNRIYGLTKGQYSPTSPLGKKTKSTPMGAIDNPLHPLSIAIGAEATFVARSIDTNIKHLGAMLSRAAEHRGTAFLEVYQNCNVFNDGAWQYATDRQSKTETTLELQHGKPLIFGKDRDKGIRLNGLDPEVVELGKGIKEDDLLFHDEKSPEPSLAYLLSRMRYEDGFPEPIGVFRSVKAPRYDDMINDQIEEAQKQHGKGDLDKLFNSGETWDVA, encoded by the coding sequence ATGTCCATCGAAACACCACTTCCCGTTCTCAAGCCGGCTGACTTTGCCAGCGATCAAGATGTCCGTTGGTGCCCCGGCTGCGGCGATTATTCGATCCTTGCTCAGATGAAGAAGGTAATGCCGACGCTCGGCTTGCCGCGAGAGAAAATCGTCTTCATCAGCGGCATCGGTTGCTCGAGTCGGTTCCCTTACTACATGAACACCTACGGCATGCACTCCATCCACGGACGTGCCCCTGCCGTCGCAACGGGCTTAAAGTCGGTTCGTCCCGATCTGCAATGCTGGGTCATTACAGGCGATGGCGATGGCCTTTCGATCGGCGGCAACCACCTCATGCACGCCATCCGACGGAACATGGACTTAAACATTGTTCTGTTCAACAACCGCATCTATGGCCTCACCAAAGGGCAGTACTCGCCGACTTCACCCTTGGGGAAGAAAACAAAGAGCACGCCGATGGGAGCGATCGACAACCCGCTACATCCGCTTTCGATTGCCATCGGTGCTGAAGCGACCTTTGTCGCCCGCTCTATCGACACGAATATCAAGCACCTTGGCGCGATGCTTAGCCGAGCGGCCGAACATCGTGGCACCGCTTTCCTTGAGGTCTACCAGAACTGCAACGTCTTCAATGACGGTGCTTGGCAGTATGCGACGGATCGTCAGAGCAAGACGGAAACGACCCTGGAGCTGCAACATGGTAAGCCGCTGATCTTTGGAAAAGATCGTGATAAAGGGATCCGGCTCAATGGTCTCGATCCCGAAGTGGTTGAACTCGGCAAAGGCATCAAGGAAGACGATCTCCTCTTCCACGACGAGAAGAGCCCCGAGCCAAGCCTCGCTTACCTACTCAGCCGAATGCGTTACGAGGATGGCTTCCCAGAGCCGATCGGCGTGTTCCGTTCTGTGAAAGCACCTCGATACGACGACATGATCAACGATCAAATCGAAGAAGCCCAGAAGCAACACGGCAAGGGCGACCTCGATAAACTCTTCAACTCTGGCGAAACCTGGGACGTCGCATGA
- a CDS encoding 16S rRNA (uracil(1498)-N(3))-methyltransferase, translated as MPTLLRRCYSSRPVVDRAVTIEGQEAHHLLHVLRVQTGDSLTVFDGSGQEFQCEVAECRRAEVVLEVLSLDEVNRELPFLLELGVAMPKGDRSRWLVEKCVELGVSRLVPLSTKFWDVKAKRDSHKKLHRYVIEASKQCGRNQLMEIENLTSFEVWIQSSQEEKTTQLIAHPGGELIENAIVVQGGPIRLTIGPEGGFSEAEIEIAQRSGWRVVDLGPRILRVETAALKLISAITG; from the coding sequence ATGCCAACACTACTTCGCCGCTGCTACTCCTCACGACCCGTCGTCGACCGGGCGGTGACCATCGAGGGGCAAGAGGCCCATCACTTGCTACACGTCTTGCGAGTGCAGACAGGTGACTCACTAACGGTTTTCGATGGGAGCGGTCAGGAATTCCAGTGCGAAGTTGCCGAATGCCGTCGTGCGGAGGTAGTCCTGGAGGTCCTTTCGCTTGATGAAGTGAACCGGGAGTTGCCTTTTCTGCTTGAACTCGGCGTGGCGATGCCCAAAGGGGACCGCTCTCGTTGGTTGGTCGAAAAGTGCGTTGAGCTAGGTGTCAGTCGGTTGGTGCCGCTATCCACCAAATTCTGGGACGTCAAAGCAAAGCGAGATTCGCACAAGAAACTGCATCGCTATGTGATTGAAGCGAGTAAGCAGTGCGGGCGGAATCAATTGATGGAGATCGAAAACCTCACCTCGTTCGAGGTTTGGATCCAAAGCTCTCAAGAAGAGAAAACGACCCAACTAATCGCGCACCCGGGCGGTGAACTCATCGAGAACGCAATTGTAGTACAGGGAGGTCCTATCCGGCTAACGATTGGCCCCGAGGGTGGTTTCTCCGAGGCAGAAATCGAGATTGCTCAGCGATCCGGCTGGCGAGTTGTTGACCTCGGGCCGCGGATTCTTCGTGTCGAGACAGCTGCGTTGAAACTCATCTCAGCGATTACTGGCTGA
- a CDS encoding YebC/PmpR family DNA-binding transcriptional regulator produces MGRAFEVRKSSMAKTAAAKTKVYSKYGKQLYVAAKSGGPDPENNLTLRNLIDKAKRDQVPAHVIDKAIEKAKGVGGEDYSASRYEGFGPGGCSVIVDCLTDNANRTITDVRNCFTKAKCKIGAQGSVAHVFEHLAVFSFPGDDGDAVLEVLLNADVDVNDVECEEGKVTAFAPATEFDKARQALTDAMPEAEFEVAEITYVSLNTVDIPADEVPTFEKFMAMLEECEDVQDVYHNGVLPS; encoded by the coding sequence ATGGGAAGAGCTTTCGAAGTCCGCAAATCCTCAATGGCCAAGACGGCCGCGGCAAAAACCAAGGTCTACTCGAAGTACGGCAAGCAACTCTACGTGGCGGCCAAGAGCGGCGGGCCGGACCCTGAGAACAACCTGACGCTGCGCAATTTGATTGATAAAGCCAAACGCGATCAGGTTCCGGCGCATGTCATCGACAAGGCCATTGAAAAGGCGAAAGGCGTGGGCGGCGAGGACTACTCCGCCTCGCGGTACGAAGGCTTTGGCCCTGGGGGGTGCTCAGTAATCGTTGATTGCCTCACGGACAATGCCAACCGGACGATCACGGATGTACGGAACTGCTTCACGAAGGCTAAATGTAAGATTGGCGCTCAGGGGTCGGTTGCCCATGTGTTCGAGCATCTGGCAGTGTTCTCATTCCCAGGCGACGATGGCGACGCGGTTCTTGAAGTTTTGCTGAACGCCGACGTCGACGTGAACGATGTCGAGTGCGAAGAAGGAAAGGTGACCGCCTTCGCCCCAGCAACTGAGTTCGACAAGGCACGCCAGGCACTCACGGACGCAATGCCCGAAGCGGAGTTTGAAGTCGCCGAAATCACCTACGTTTCATTGAACACTGTTGATATCCCCGCCGACGAGGTGCCCACGTTCGAAAAGTTCATGGCAATGCTGGAAGAGTGCGAGGATGTGCAGGATGTGTATCACAATGGCGTCCTGCCTAGCTAA
- a CDS encoding ATP-binding protein gives MSVHILNSLAMRRSLSRRFVVALLIVVATTVGSFLAVHWQLHKSDHDGYLINISGRQRMLSQRIALLASRLDASGEGTEAQSTLIDLHSAIKRMSAAHERLRESATAAPELQSLFAGSDGIDESVLGYLDLARSLINKTAAEPSLVIEDLVETAADGNLLAKLDAYVEALEDLYDSKLSTFQIVLLVLALLSIAALLVMAFAIFKPTIELVTENQKRLEQSNTELMEFSYRISHDLRAPVVAATGVVEIARDSLDLGDHETTTGCLERVSDSLAKVAGTIEDIVSLIKNQMTDAEPEVFFVSKLLEQSMETVRNMDGFEEVDFEIYCPKDLAVRNKRVYLKQSLDNLISNALKYRDPDEKQSRVSIDAAKVGAEVKISIADNGLGIDEAFHDKLFGMFQRFHPRAAFGTGLGLYLVSKNAAAMDGDVSFKALEKGSQFDISFPSLGA, from the coding sequence ATGAGCGTACATATCCTTAATTCTTTAGCCATGCGCCGGTCACTTAGCCGTCGATTCGTGGTCGCGCTTCTGATTGTGGTTGCGACCACTGTCGGCTCGTTTCTGGCGGTGCACTGGCAGTTGCACAAGAGTGATCACGATGGGTATCTGATCAATATCAGCGGTCGTCAGCGGATGCTGTCACAGCGAATCGCCCTGCTTGCCTCCCGCTTAGATGCGTCGGGTGAAGGTACTGAAGCCCAGAGCACACTGATCGATTTGCACAGCGCTATCAAACGGATGAGCGCAGCACACGAGCGTCTGCGGGAGAGTGCGACAGCGGCTCCAGAACTCCAATCGCTGTTCGCTGGAAGTGACGGAATCGATGAGTCCGTGCTGGGCTACTTGGACCTTGCTCGTTCGTTAATCAACAAGACAGCAGCAGAGCCATCTCTGGTGATCGAAGATCTCGTAGAAACGGCCGCCGATGGCAATCTGTTGGCGAAACTCGATGCCTACGTTGAAGCACTGGAAGACCTCTACGATTCGAAGCTCTCGACGTTTCAAATCGTTTTACTCGTTCTTGCACTCCTGTCGATCGCTGCACTGCTGGTCATGGCCTTTGCAATCTTCAAGCCGACCATCGAGCTTGTCACCGAGAACCAGAAGCGTCTCGAACAGTCAAACACAGAGCTGATGGAGTTCTCGTATCGAATCTCTCATGATCTCCGAGCGCCGGTAGTAGCAGCTACTGGCGTCGTTGAGATCGCGAGAGATTCGCTTGATTTGGGAGACCACGAGACGACTACTGGGTGCCTCGAACGGGTCTCCGATTCTCTCGCTAAGGTTGCAGGGACGATTGAAGACATTGTAAGCCTTATTAAAAACCAGATGACCGATGCTGAGCCCGAAGTATTCTTCGTTTCCAAATTACTTGAGCAATCCATGGAAACGGTACGAAACATGGATGGATTCGAAGAAGTTGATTTCGAGATCTACTGCCCGAAAGACTTAGCGGTACGGAACAAACGAGTTTATCTCAAACAATCCTTAGATAATCTTATCTCAAACGCATTAAAGTACCGTGACCCGGATGAGAAGCAATCAAGGGTCAGTATCGACGCTGCCAAAGTGGGGGCAGAGGTGAAAATTTCCATTGCGGATAACGGCCTGGGAATCGACGAGGCTTTCCACGATAAGCTCTTCGGCATGTTTCAGCGATTCCATCCCCGGGCTGCGTTTGGAACGGGCTTAGGCTTGTATCTGGTATCGAAGAATGCTGCTGCCATGGATGGTGACGTTTCGTTCAAGGCGTTAGAAAAGGGTTCTCAATTCGACATTTCATTTCCATCATTAGGGGCATAA
- a CDS encoding response regulator: MKTVLVVDDDEVFHYLCERVFAKTRCDYELLSAFDGVEALEVLEKAETPPDVILLDINMPRMNGHEFLKEYSKFCPSEIPVVAMLTSSDQKEDRVNAMSYQFVKDYLLKPIREEDIERLKVAYDDLQAMRFEGEQCAI, from the coding sequence ATGAAGACTGTTCTTGTAGTTGATGATGATGAGGTATTCCACTACCTTTGCGAGCGTGTCTTCGCGAAAACGAGATGTGACTATGAGCTACTTAGTGCCTTTGATGGTGTTGAGGCTCTAGAGGTTCTAGAGAAAGCTGAAACCCCTCCCGACGTCATTCTGCTGGACATCAACATGCCACGTATGAATGGCCATGAGTTCTTGAAGGAATACTCCAAGTTCTGCCCATCAGAAATTCCCGTCGTGGCGATGCTGACGAGCTCCGATCAAAAAGAAGACCGCGTCAACGCGATGAGCTATCAGTTCGTCAAGGATTATCTCCTCAAGCCTATCCGTGAGGAAGACATCGAGCGACTGAAGGTGGCCTACGACGACCTCCAGGCTATGCGATTTGAGGGAGAGCAGTGCGCAATCTGA
- a CDS encoding AAA family ATPase: MSVESAIHSPNYWSFWGLERPPFASGLQPAFHHETAGLAEAEARLRFLASGTRQAALLLGERGSGKTLLVNRFAQTSRGQNRSVAVVDAAGLSPTELLWQTSSALAIGPGKHETQVALFRQLADFAFTHGTNPPTILIVDNADQAGPDLQTQLIRLMRLPAPANWLALVLVSETQAAGRLQASLLEAVDLQIDLENWTEEETIGYLQMALFEAGCDRPAFDQEALGALHALAEGIPRRVNRLAEQALIAGAAEQAEQVRVETIEAAFASLSFVAAN; encoded by the coding sequence ATGTCCGTCGAATCGGCCATCCATTCTCCCAACTATTGGAGTTTCTGGGGACTTGAAAGGCCGCCCTTCGCGAGCGGGCTCCAGCCGGCGTTTCATCACGAGACCGCCGGACTCGCTGAGGCTGAAGCTCGACTGAGGTTCTTAGCAAGCGGCACCAGGCAAGCAGCTTTGCTGTTGGGCGAGAGGGGGTCTGGGAAAACGCTCCTGGTGAACCGCTTCGCGCAGACTTCACGGGGTCAGAATCGCTCGGTCGCCGTGGTTGACGCAGCAGGGCTTTCGCCGACTGAGCTGCTCTGGCAAACGTCCTCAGCATTGGCCATCGGGCCTGGAAAACACGAAACTCAGGTCGCTCTCTTTCGTCAACTCGCCGACTTTGCGTTCACGCATGGTACGAACCCGCCGACGATCTTGATCGTCGATAATGCCGACCAAGCCGGACCCGATCTCCAAACGCAGCTCATCCGGCTTATGCGGCTACCTGCTCCAGCCAATTGGTTGGCGTTGGTACTGGTCTCTGAGACTCAGGCGGCTGGCCGACTTCAGGCTTCGCTGTTAGAGGCAGTGGACCTGCAGATCGATCTTGAGAACTGGACCGAGGAAGAAACGATCGGCTACCTACAGATGGCCCTCTTCGAGGCCGGCTGCGACCGTCCCGCGTTTGATCAAGAGGCTTTGGGAGCCCTTCATGCTTTGGCTGAAGGAATCCCCCGCCGCGTGAATCGCCTTGCCGAACAAGCTCTGATTGCTGGTGCCGCGGAGCAAGCGGAACAAGTTCGGGTGGAAACGATTGAAGCTGCTTTCGCGTCACTGAGCTTCGTTGCCGCCAACTAA